atcatgacagtaTGGGGTTGGTGGAAAGTGGAGgggttttattctcccaataatgcagcatccatttaataattttaataaatataatcactcTATAAGATATTATTATCTGCCAATACTAGCCTACAGCATCTAAATACTATTTACACttcttgcaaagaactgataggCTGCTTTTACATGGTGTCAATAGAATATATCGCTATTTCACCTAGTATAAATAGCATATCgtgaaaatgctgctattgtcattTAGTTTAAATAGGATGTATCagtattttcacttagtgtaaatagcatctacagtaggggtgtcaaactcattttagTTTGAGGGACGGACTGGAAAGAAATGAACCATATGCGGGCCGAATTACCTTCTTCTTATAATAACCTTAGTGCGCAGATAGttgcattaatattaaacatatgaacaacaaattaatttgcaagaaaactgcattgtttttttgttttttttccagtgaaaaGACTATTcgatttttatgattatttactattttgatTTATCATGGCCAATTTCAATTTTTATAAGAAGCAAAACGTctgattctgatactggttgcagatttttttttaaagcaaatttatttgttgtttaggCCACACTGGCCTTAAACAAATATATCTTTAATATTAGAGCCAAACACTGGCATTTGGATATTAGAGGCATTTTTTATCATAGTCAAAGATTTTATGCACATgagcatgagcagttgtttttaatttaaattactgAATAATTTCAAGATTAACAGCAAAAACTAGGACTGGTctgactttagctttgtgaaattatgctacataaaacaaaatcagcAGACGGACTGAATGAATATTACTACTTTATATGGAGATAAGAGGAAAAGCCATCAAAACCTTTCTTAAAACAGCTGCCTTCGGAGATATGTTCATATCAATcccactgtaatatttatattattctcCCTATTTATCATGAACAGTGAGCTTGTGCATGGTACAGTAGTTCCTCTGTTGCCGGGTCTGTTCTCTTTGTGTCCATATTCAGCGTGTTAAAGTCCTGCTTACATACTTCATAAATACACAGATGAAATTTTGGGAAAATAttacaaagcagtttgtttgaaagcccagaataataataataaaaaaaaaaaaaccccgcttaaaaacgtttttggcccctggactagtgcatctctatgTTTTAATATAGTTCAAATCAGATTGGACACCGGCTgtaagtttgacacccctgacgAGAAATAAGGAGATAacttttcgattttttttttcctccctaccaagtttttttttttttttcaccatgcggttcagggcttccgtaGGAACGGTTATAACCCACATCCCAAAATCGAATCAATGGCAAACATTCAGTCAGAGCGTTCTAGTGTGTAGGTGCCCTAAGCGGTCATGGAACATATGAAAATATGTGCTAAACATATTCTTAGATAAGCATTCCTCAACAGGGGTGTTCAGAGAACAACAGGGAGCATTGCAGCAAAATTTTGAAAGGGGTTCGGTCACGATTCATGATACAATGAGTTAAAAACAAACTCAAATCAAACACCTTACAAAAGGCAAACATGTAACATGGCAGAACAGATAACATTCAAACATTTGATTCAAATGGCTTTTTTGCTGCCTGGGAAACTAATTATGATTTTACTGTCTGATTAAAACAAATCTGATATTTTAAAttcaatgacattattttttaatgcttttattattattaatattaatattaataatacaaaCATTTAGGCTCTATTTTATTTGATGGGGGTTATAAGGGACATGGTTAGGGCGGTGCTggcatatatattatatatattatatattatatatcatatatatattatatattatattatatatttgtgtgtgtatatatatatatatatatatatatatatatatatatatatatatatatataatatttacaaatttccgagctcggagccctcccccTGGACAGCAGTCTGAACACGCATTAACTTTACTCTATCTAATTATATgaaagtgtgaactcgtgaatttGTTCTTAAAAGCACAAAAtgtttggttttattttgtagaaaccatggaaacaccaaatatgctttaaaatattatatgttttattagacaagggaacaagtgtttggatacatttacttaaaactaatcattgttatatagctcaacaagtttagtcttattgtttgaatatagttttcttgattttccaTGAGGACCATGTTTTTACTATGCCttagagaaaaacactattttgtcaggtggctaacatagcataatcagataagcatctttatttttagttatagtaatacagcattttctccatcataaaatatgttttaacatTAATTGCTTGCCATTTaccaacacaagccatccagtgtttattaatatgatattctaatatcgatctagcttactgtaatgtgcaacaagtgtctcataaaAGCTGCCAagcaaacgcacagagtaatgtattaacatcattttcaaccatcttcaacacactcaaatgtatttaatatgataaagAGTGCTGCATTACCCAACATATGCTTGACTGGAAGAAGCAGAAGTGGTGACTGAAGCATAATAAAAAATTCCGCTGCAATATGTATTCACAATACATATTATTTCAAATCAACTTTACAGAAAGTTGTatttaatgctttaaaattGAGCAGTTTTATGGCTGGGCAATATGACAAAATATGTTTATGACACAAGTTCCACCATTTGAAATTTAGCTATATTGTATCTTTTAATTGTGAAGCATATAAATCAGTGTCATTTTAAGTGAGCAGACTATGTGAAATTACTCACACCCGAGAGCAGCAGAGAGAAGTGTTGATGGTATATGGAAGTAAAATGtgttgaataaataaaataatataaccaaaacaataaaatagttttaagtCGGAGTTCATAATTTTACATCACAATAAAGcaaaactttattatttattttgtgtttcttttctcATGATGGCTTTTTTAGTATTTCTCTCTGGGTGTAAAAGTATGATGTAGCACTTTGGTGCAAATATGGCCACCAATAATCCAAAACTAGAAGCTAAAATGGCAAAAATCTCCACAGCAACTGCATATTTCCCTGGTGAGCTCACATATGCAGGAACAAACGCAATCCACACAGCACAAAATATTAGCATGCTGAAAGTGATGAACTTTGCTTCATTAAAATTATCTGGAAGATTTCTCACCAGGAAGGCTAACAGGAAACTTACTGCTGCCAACAGTCCAATGTATCCCAGCAGCATAGAAAAACCAGCCACTGAGCCAATAGCACATTCATATACTATTATGGAGCGGATATAGTGGTTGTTTTTATGGGGTGTTGGAGAGGCAGTTGATAGCCAAACTGCACATATCACAACCTGGATGGCTGTTAGGATCAGGACTGTGCATCGTTGTTGAGCTGCTCCAAACCATTTCATTGCGCCTTTTCCTTCTGGTCGAGATGACTTAAACACGGCTATTACCACCATAGTCTTGACCAGGATGCTGGAAATGCACAGGACAAAGCTTATGCCAAACACAGCATGCCTTAACTGACACGTCCACAACTGTGGCTGGCCAATGAACAGCAGTACACACAGGAAACACAGTTTGAGTGACACAAGAAGCAGGAAGCTGAGCTCTGAATTGTTGGCTCGTACAATGGGAGTGTTACGGTGACGAGTAAAGATGAACATCACTAGAGCACAGAAGCAGGTGCCAAGCAGAGATGCAGTGGTCAGAGAGATGCCGAGAGGTTCCTCATAAGACAGAAACTCAACTTCTTTGGGGACACACTGATCCTTAACTGTATTGGACCAGAACTCATCTGGACATACGGTGCACTCAATAACATCTGTAGGTGAGTATAAGAGAGAAGGTGAGAATTTAAGAAAAGTTTACATTAAAATTTTTGGCAACAATTATCTGCTCACCTGTTGCATTTGAAATCTCTCCATCTCCGCATGGCAGGCAGTCAAAACAGCAGGCAGGAAGGCCCTTACGTGTGGCACGTCTGGTTCCTAGTGGGCAGCTCTCACTGCACACAGACTGTGGGGGCTAAAAGAGATATCATCAGTTATATGTCTTTTACATAACGACAAGCTTGGCCTTTCCATTAATATATTCTCATTTGTTTTATAGCTTTGATTACAATTTAGACTATATCTGCAAAAAGGATATCATTAACATGCAAtgttaattactttttttgtctCAAAGTTCCAATATATTGCATCCTCCTCCAGTCTGAGCACCGTGCCTGTTTCCGGCTCTTCATTTACTACACCGACTGTGTAAATACTTATTGATCCGTCTGAGCTCGGCTGCCAGTTCATCACATCATAGATGGCCAAAGCATCTCCATTCTCATCAAATGACACATGATCCCCAAAGCTTGTAGTGAAGTTCACTTTCTGTAGGTAGTGTACCAGCTGTACAGTTTTTAAACAGGACAAGGGTTATATGTTGCACTTGTTTGTGTCTAGTTGCAAAGTTGAAAATCACTGTAATGCTGCTTTATACAaactgtattgtataaagcgctatataaataaaggtgacttgacttgatttgaCTAGTTCATCTTGTAAATTTGCACTATATATTTGAGTCTTACCTGCCAGGGTTTCAAGTTGGTTATGTCAGCACATCTGTTCCCACTGAATGGTCCTCTCCCTTCCTCACACTGCATCAGGTCATGAAGTGCATGTGCAAGAGCATAAACTGCCTTATACACATTATAAGCTGCTCTCAActctgaaacatcagtgtatGGTGTGTCTGTAATGCTCAGATCCTCCTGTCCTGTACACACTCTTTTCACTTGatctctatctgtctctttACCCCCCGTTTCAAAACTGCAACCAAACAGGTTCTCCCAGAAGATCCTCAACATATtattttttggatcattgttgGGACGAAGATGTAACAGAAAGTCATAAAGCCCCTCGATCTCTCCACGTCTGATAGCAATGCCCAGTGTGCCCCCAAGGAAGGGAAGGAAACGTGCTGTGTGAAACACAGGTGAAGTGGCCCAAGATTCACTCGCAATCCACTGCCTGCCTGTCATGTTCTGCAAAACCACCTCCTCCATCAAAGGTATCACTAATGATGAAGGAGAAATAATAACCACCACTCTAGCTGTAGAGGCATGAATCACTCCCAGTACATGCTGAATATCTCGGGGGTTGTTATCATAGGGCAGAATTTCAGAAAAAGCAACACAATGTCCAATCAGCTGCATTTCCAGCTGGAAGGACTGAGCAGCATAGATGCCGTAGT
The nucleotide sequence above comes from Chanodichthys erythropterus isolate Z2021 chromosome 7, ASM2448905v1, whole genome shotgun sequence. Encoded proteins:
- the LOC137022689 gene encoding extracellular calcium-sensing receptor-like gives rise to the protein MWITLYISLHLLFTCITAASVLRSDTCQLQGHFKLNGVHQDGDVILGGLFEVHFFTVFPELSFRTEPEPPYCEIFNMESFQHAQTMAFAINEINKNSNLLPNITLGYHLYDNCVMLGMAFRAAISLASGTEEDFSNLNCTGPPPVIGVVGDPSSTPSIAISSVLGLFRVPIVSHYATCSCLSDRKKYPSFFRTIPSDAFQVRAMVQILRHFGWTWVGLLYSDDDYGIYAAQSFQLEMQLIGHCVAFSEILPYDNNPRDIQHVLGVIHASTARVVVIISPSSLVIPLMEEVVLQNMTGRQWIASESWATSPVFHTARFLPFLGGTLGIAIRRGEIEGLYDFLLHLRPNNDPKNNMLRIFWENLFGCSFETGGKETDRDQVKRVCTGQEDLSITDTPYTDVSELRAAYNVYKAVYALAHALHDLMQCEEGRGPFSGNRCADITNLKPWQLVHYLQKVNFTTSFGDHVSFDENGDALAIYDVMNWQPSSDGSISIYTVGVVNEEPETGTVLRLEEDAIYWNFETKKPPQSVCSESCPLGTRRATRKGLPACCFDCLPCGDGEISNATDVIECTVCPDEFWSNTVKDQCVPKEVEFLSYEEPLGISLTTASLLGTCFCALVMFIFTRHRNTPIVRANNSELSFLLLVSLKLCFLCVLLFIGQPQLWTCQLRHAVFGISFVLCISSILVKTMVVIAVFKSSRPEGKGAMKWFGAAQQRCTVLILTAIQVVICAVWLSTASPTPHKNNHYIRSIIVYECAIGSVAGFSMLLGYIGLLAAVSFLLAFLVRNLPDNFNEAKFITFSMLIFCAVWIAFVPAYVSSPGKYAVAVEIFAILASSFGLLVAIFAPKCYIILLHPERNTKKAIMRKETQNK